One Streptosporangium sp. NBC_01495 DNA window includes the following coding sequences:
- a CDS encoding Rv3654c family TadE-like protein, with protein sequence MGAGTDARSEGGTGRANAQRGSATIWTVGLMALVFAVAVAVVFAGMARVARHRAQSAADLSALAAAKLAFADPGRSCLRASSLAVDNEARVTRCSLSDGGIADIEVAMEISLPLKGPVAITSRARAGPVHIADPGP encoded by the coding sequence GTGGGGGCGGGCACGGATGCGAGGAGTGAGGGCGGCACGGGCAGGGCGAACGCGCAGCGGGGGTCGGCGACGATCTGGACGGTCGGGCTCATGGCGCTGGTCTTCGCGGTCGCGGTGGCGGTCGTGTTCGCGGGCATGGCCAGGGTCGCGCGCCACCGGGCGCAGAGTGCCGCCGACCTGAGCGCGCTCGCCGCCGCCAAGCTGGCCTTCGCGGATCCGGGCCGAAGCTGTCTGAGGGCCTCCTCGCTCGCCGTGGACAACGAGGCCAGGGTCACCCGCTGTTCTCTGAGTGATGGCGGCATCGCGGACATCGAGGTGGCCATGGAGATCTCGCTTCCCCTGAAGGGGCCGGTGGCGATCACCTCCAGGGCACGTGCGGGACCCGTTCACATCGCTGATCCCGGCCCTTGA
- a CDS encoding DUF4244 domain-containing protein: MTRTSAVHARRDWSRWPRARWALLTTGAHRDRGMSTAEYAVGTIAACAFAALLFKVVTSSDVQQMITALINRALTVAG; the protein is encoded by the coding sequence ATGACTCGAACGAGTGCTGTTCACGCGCGGCGCGACTGGTCACGGTGGCCGCGTGCCCGATGGGCGCTGCTGACCACCGGCGCGCACCGTGACCGAGGCATGTCCACCGCCGAGTACGCGGTCGGAACGATCGCCGCCTGTGCTTTCGCCGCCCTCCTTTTCAAGGTGGTGACGAGTTCCGACGTTCAACAGATGATCACAGCTCTGATCAATCGGGCGCTCACCGTGGCCGGATGA
- a CDS encoding SixA phosphatase family protein, producing MTARTLVILRHAKAVHTSGLADRERPLTDVGERDALKVGAALAGMGLTPDLVLCSPSVRTRQTADLALPDAEILIEPAIYEAYSDELLTLIRRSDPEVRTLVLVGHNPGVHELVRQLTDVDGDAGFPPGAFAVIEVDGGWAGLDAGRGIAHWNPKKH from the coding sequence ATGACGGCGCGCACACTCGTCATCCTGCGCCACGCCAAGGCGGTTCACACCTCCGGTCTCGCCGACCGTGAGCGTCCCCTCACCGATGTCGGCGAGCGCGACGCGCTCAAGGTCGGCGCGGCCCTCGCCGGCATGGGCCTCACCCCCGACCTGGTGCTCTGCTCGCCGTCGGTACGCACCAGGCAGACTGCCGACCTGGCACTCCCCGATGCGGAGATCCTGATCGAACCGGCCATATACGAGGCCTACTCCGACGAGTTGCTCACGCTGATCCGGCGGAGCGACCCCGAGGTGCGCACGCTGGTCCTGGTCGGCCACAATCCCGGGGTCCACGAGCTGGTCAGGCAGCTCACCGACGTCGACGGTGACGCCGGGTTCCCGCCCGGCGCGTTCGCCGTCATCGAGGTCGACGGCGGGTGGGCCGGGCTCGACGCCGGTCGCGGGATCGCCCACTGGAACCCCAAGAAGCACTGA
- a CDS encoding ATP-binding protein — MATVELTFSALPAHVRTARLVATAIARRTGVQESLLDEVRLAVGEACSRAVEAHRLHCPGEPIRIELRDDLGRFEVTVTDSAPSDSDELEHDRALLGFDDPFGQLPDDLMAGFGIAVIAGLADDVQVYPSQKGMCIRMSWPAATNGMSPV; from the coding sequence GTGGCTACCGTCGAGCTGACGTTCAGCGCTCTCCCCGCGCATGTGCGGACGGCACGCCTGGTCGCCACGGCCATCGCCAGGCGCACCGGCGTGCAGGAGTCGCTGCTGGACGAGGTAAGGCTCGCTGTCGGTGAGGCATGCTCACGGGCCGTGGAGGCACATCGCCTCCACTGTCCGGGGGAGCCGATCCGGATCGAGCTACGTGATGACTTGGGGCGTTTCGAGGTGACAGTCACCGACTCCGCCCCCAGCGATAGTGACGAGCTGGAGCATGATCGCGCCCTTCTGGGGTTCGACGATCCGTTCGGGCAGCTTCCCGATGACCTGATGGCCGGTTTCGGCATCGCGGTCATCGCGGGGCTGGCCGACGACGTTCAGGTCTACCCGAGCCAGAAGGGCATGTGCATTCGCATGAGCTGGCCGGCGGCGACGAACGGAATGTCTCCGGTCTGA
- a CDS encoding TadE family type IV pilus minor pilin produces the protein MTAETAAALPALMVVLGAGLWAVAAVEAQLECVDAARAGARAASRGESLERVRGGVLSVAPAGAVVAVTRSAETARVEVSVNVRPRWGASLPGVTVHATAVSITEPGLER, from the coding sequence GTGACGGCGGAGACGGCCGCGGCGCTGCCCGCCCTCATGGTCGTTCTGGGAGCCGGGCTGTGGGCCGTGGCGGCGGTCGAGGCGCAGCTGGAGTGTGTGGACGCCGCGCGGGCCGGGGCACGGGCCGCCTCCCGCGGCGAATCGCTTGAGCGGGTTCGAGGCGGTGTCCTGTCCGTGGCTCCGGCGGGCGCCGTGGTCGCGGTGACCCGGAGTGCGGAGACGGCAAGGGTGGAGGTGTCCGTGAACGTCAGACCTCGCTGGGGTGCATCACTCCCGGGCGTCACCGTTCACGCGACCGCGGTGTCCATCACCGAGCCGGGGTTGGAGCGGTAG
- a CDS encoding oxidoreductase: MSDPLAVIAGMPGVSEAVTDARKAVDRLYGHRVLRRKSPEVSARSALRGARASAALEGVDVPLDVIPEVTDPVVQGALRVSAELGRLGATWRAAPRQVLARLHTLAASGLTGDGGGAGDLGRPRTTAGAPDPLGLGPAPGPQEAVARVDGLVQLVTASSKAPALVLAAVVHAELAVLRPFGTADGVVARAAERLTLVEFGLDPKSLVAVEVGHLELGPAYGEGLRSYLSGTPEGVAAWVRHCASAVTLGVREATAICEAMQRG, encoded by the coding sequence GTGAGCGACCCATTGGCTGTCATCGCGGGAATGCCCGGAGTGTCCGAGGCGGTCACCGACGCGCGCAAGGCCGTCGACCGGCTCTACGGGCACCGCGTGCTGCGGCGTAAGAGTCCGGAGGTGTCGGCCAGATCCGCGCTGCGCGGTGCCCGCGCGTCAGCCGCCCTGGAGGGCGTGGACGTGCCCCTCGACGTCATCCCCGAGGTCACCGACCCCGTGGTGCAGGGCGCGCTGCGTGTCTCGGCCGAGCTGGGGCGGCTCGGCGCGACCTGGCGTGCGGCGCCCCGCCAGGTGCTGGCCAGGCTGCACACGCTCGCCGCCTCGGGGCTCACCGGGGACGGCGGAGGCGCGGGAGACCTCGGCCGCCCCAGGACAACCGCCGGGGCGCCCGACCCGCTCGGCCTGGGACCCGCCCCCGGGCCGCAGGAGGCGGTGGCACGGGTGGACGGGCTGGTCCAGCTGGTGACGGCCTCCTCGAAGGCCCCGGCGCTGGTGCTCGCCGCCGTCGTACACGCGGAACTGGCCGTGCTGCGCCCGTTCGGGACGGCGGACGGGGTGGTCGCACGGGCGGCGGAGCGGCTGACGCTGGTGGAGTTCGGCCTGGACCCGAAGTCGCTGGTGGCCGTCGAGGTGGGCCATCTCGAACTCGGCCCCGCCTACGGGGAGGGGCTGCGGTCATATCTGAGCGGCACCCCCGAAGGCGTCGCCGCGTGGGTGCGGCACTGCGCGTCGGCGGTCACGCTGGGCGTACGCGAGGCCACGGCGATCTGCGAGGCCATGCAGCGCGGCTGA
- a CDS encoding type II secretion system F family protein translates to MFDRKARDASVRRAREPKEPKERRRPGRGELAAALAPGLAAFLAVGGLPGAVAGIAGFWITLVILRRREPSEIREERRRVTADLPLAADLMVACLRVGQPVTGAIDVTVEAIGGPLGERLAWVSGQLRLGAAPESAWQALASERSLAPLARAMSRAALSGAPVADVLARLSDDSRRAARAASSAAAQRVGVQVVAPLGLCFLPAFVFLGIIPVVAGLAGEVLLP, encoded by the coding sequence GTGTTCGACAGGAAGGCCCGTGATGCGTCCGTAAGGAGGGCTCGCGAGCCGAAGGAGCCGAAGGAGAGGCGACGGCCGGGCCGGGGCGAGCTTGCGGCCGCCCTCGCCCCCGGACTGGCGGCGTTCCTGGCCGTGGGCGGCTTACCGGGGGCGGTCGCGGGTATCGCCGGTTTCTGGATCACGCTGGTGATCCTGCGAAGGCGGGAACCATCCGAAATACGCGAGGAACGCCGGCGGGTGACGGCGGATCTGCCGCTGGCGGCCGACCTCATGGTCGCCTGCCTGCGCGTCGGCCAGCCGGTCACCGGAGCCATCGACGTCACGGTGGAGGCGATCGGCGGGCCGCTGGGCGAGAGGCTGGCCTGGGTGAGCGGCCAGTTGAGGCTCGGAGCCGCTCCGGAGAGCGCCTGGCAGGCTCTGGCCTCCGAGCGCTCGCTCGCTCCTCTGGCTCGGGCCATGAGCCGGGCGGCGCTGAGCGGTGCACCGGTGGCCGATGTCCTCGCGAGGCTGTCCGACGACTCCCGCCGCGCCGCTCGTGCCGCGTCGTCGGCGGCCGCCCAGCGGGTCGGGGTCCAGGTCGTCGCTCCCCTGGGGCTGTGTTTCCTGCCCGCCTTCGTCTTTCTCGGGATCATCCCTGTCGTGGCCGGTCTCGCAGGTGAGGTGTTGCTTCCCTAG
- a CDS encoding DEAD/DEAH box helicase, giving the protein MTHVEHVPARQAGETRWPDWVDQRLVTRWANHGISGLWPHQAEAADLVHRGQNVIISTGTASGKSLSYLVPALSSILDGGTILYLSPSKALAADQLRALRELDPPGLRAATYDGDTSFEERAWVRKHANYVLTNPDMLHRGLLPRHAQWSLFWRRLRMVVVDECHGYRGVFGSHVAQILRRLRRICARYGSRPTFLLSSATANEPGIFARRLTGLQMAEVTTDTSPRGATTFALWEPPLTDLRGEGGAPVRRPATAESADLLADLVASDVRTLAFVRSRRAAETVALTTRAKLQDLVADGEAPADLPGKVAAYRAGYLAEDRRSLERALRSGELLGLATTNALELGVDVSGLDAVLIAGWPGTRASLWQQAGRAGRDGQDALAVLIARDDPLDTYLVHHPEALFGRPVETIVLDPGNPYVLGPHLCAAAAEIPLTHDELDIFGPTTKEVLADLVGDGLLRERAAGWFWTSRGRATDLADIRGAGAAPVQVVEMSTGRLLGTVDEPSAHSAVHTGAVYVHQGETFLVAELDLEAGVALVEAGTPDYTTFARDVTDISVIESLRSHPLGQGELHFGAVEVTSQVVAYLKRRAQSGELMGDEPLDLPPRTLRTRAVWWTLPISAIIPLAEEGLDLGGAAHAAEHASIGLLPLFATCDRWDIGGVSTELHPDTGLLTVFVYDGHEGGAGFAERGYARARDWLTATREAIASCECERGCPSCIQSPKCGNGNEPLDKAGALRLLAVLLSPDTTDTADTADTALLSQNTMDAPLLPADTADTADTADTADAPLLPADTADVTAGRATGVTDGG; this is encoded by the coding sequence GTGACCCACGTGGAGCACGTTCCCGCACGTCAGGCCGGTGAGACCCGATGGCCCGACTGGGTCGACCAGCGGCTGGTTACGCGCTGGGCGAACCACGGTATTTCCGGCCTGTGGCCACATCAGGCCGAGGCCGCGGACCTGGTCCACCGTGGCCAAAACGTGATCATCTCCACAGGGACCGCGTCGGGCAAGTCCCTCTCCTACCTGGTCCCGGCGCTCTCCTCGATACTCGACGGCGGCACGATCCTCTACCTGTCGCCCAGCAAGGCTCTGGCCGCCGACCAACTCCGCGCGCTGCGCGAGCTCGACCCTCCCGGGCTCCGGGCCGCCACCTACGACGGCGACACCTCCTTCGAGGAGAGGGCCTGGGTGCGCAAGCACGCCAACTACGTCCTCACCAACCCGGACATGCTCCACCGCGGCCTGCTGCCCCGTCACGCCCAGTGGTCGCTCTTCTGGCGGCGGCTCCGGATGGTCGTCGTGGACGAGTGCCACGGCTACCGGGGCGTGTTCGGCTCCCACGTCGCGCAGATCCTGCGCCGCCTGCGCCGGATCTGCGCGCGCTACGGCTCCCGCCCGACGTTTCTGCTCTCCTCCGCGACGGCCAACGAGCCGGGGATCTTCGCGAGGCGCCTGACGGGCCTCCAGATGGCCGAGGTGACCACGGACACCTCGCCCCGGGGCGCGACCACCTTCGCGCTGTGGGAGCCACCCCTGACCGATCTGCGCGGCGAGGGCGGCGCCCCTGTCCGTCGGCCCGCGACCGCCGAGAGCGCGGACCTCCTGGCCGACCTCGTCGCCTCCGACGTGCGGACCCTGGCCTTCGTCCGCTCCCGCAGGGCCGCCGAGACTGTGGCCCTCACCACGCGGGCCAAGCTCCAGGACCTCGTCGCCGACGGGGAGGCGCCCGCGGACCTGCCCGGCAAGGTGGCGGCCTACCGGGCGGGATACCTGGCCGAAGATCGCAGGAGCCTGGAAAGGGCCCTGCGCTCCGGCGAACTGCTCGGCCTGGCGACGACCAACGCGCTGGAACTCGGGGTCGACGTCTCCGGACTGGACGCCGTGCTCATCGCGGGATGGCCGGGAACCCGCGCCTCCCTCTGGCAGCAGGCCGGGCGGGCCGGGCGGGACGGCCAGGACGCGCTGGCGGTGCTGATCGCCAGGGACGACCCCCTGGACACCTACCTCGTCCACCACCCGGAAGCCCTGTTCGGCCGTCCCGTGGAGACGATCGTGCTCGACCCCGGCAACCCGTACGTGCTGGGGCCCCACCTGTGCGCGGCGGCGGCCGAGATCCCGCTCACCCACGACGAGCTGGACATCTTCGGCCCGACCACCAAGGAGGTGCTCGCGGATCTGGTCGGGGACGGCCTGCTCAGGGAACGCGCCGCGGGCTGGTTCTGGACCAGCCGGGGACGCGCCACCGACCTCGCCGACATCCGGGGAGCGGGCGCCGCGCCCGTCCAGGTCGTCGAGATGTCCACCGGGCGGCTGCTCGGCACCGTGGACGAACCCTCGGCGCACTCGGCCGTGCACACCGGCGCCGTCTACGTGCACCAGGGGGAGACGTTCCTGGTGGCCGAGCTCGACCTGGAGGCGGGGGTCGCGCTGGTCGAGGCCGGGACTCCCGACTACACGACCTTCGCCAGGGATGTCACCGACATCTCCGTCATCGAGTCCCTTCGCTCGCACCCCCTCGGGCAGGGAGAGCTCCATTTCGGCGCGGTCGAGGTGACGAGCCAGGTCGTGGCCTATCTCAAGCGCCGGGCCCAGAGCGGCGAGCTCATGGGGGACGAGCCCCTCGACCTGCCCCCGCGCACGCTGCGGACCCGCGCCGTCTGGTGGACGCTGCCCATCTCGGCGATCATCCCCCTGGCCGAGGAGGGCCTGGACCTCGGCGGCGCCGCGCACGCGGCCGAACACGCCTCCATCGGCCTGCTGCCGCTCTTCGCGACCTGCGACCGCTGGGACATCGGGGGTGTCTCCACCGAACTCCACCCCGACACCGGGCTGCTCACCGTCTTCGTCTACGACGGCCATGAGGGGGGCGCCGGTTTCGCCGAACGTGGTTACGCCCGAGCGCGCGACTGGCTCACGGCCACCCGCGAGGCCATCGCCTCCTGCGAGTGCGAACGCGGCTGCCCGTCGTGCATCCAGTCTCCCAAGTGCGGCAACGGCAACGAACCCCTCGACAAGGCCGGAGCCCTCCGGCTTCTCGCCGTTCTGCTCTCCCCAGACACCACGGACACTGCGGACACTGCGGACACTGCCCTGCTCTCTCAAAACACCATGGACGCGCCCCTGCTCCCCGCAGACACCGCGGACACTGCGGACACCGCGGACACCGCGGACGCGCCCCTGCTCCCCGCGGACACCGCGGACGTGACAGCCGGGAGGGCCACCGGAGTGACGGACGGCGGATGA
- a CDS encoding sodium-translocating pyrophosphatase, with amino-acid sequence MSVLHLAAAEPAVSLSGYHSTIVIVVAAVALLALAVASTLVREVLAADQGTERMQNIARAVQEGASAYLTRQFRTLALFVILIPFLLYLLPAETTSVRIGRSAFFVVGALFSALTGFIGMWLAVRGNVRVAAAARTAGEKVAMRIAFRTGGVAGMITVGLGLLGAAVVVITYGGDAPAVLEGFGFGAALLAMFMRVGGGIFTKAADVGADLVGKVEQGIPEDDPRNAATIADNVGDNVGDCAGMAADLFESYAVMLVASLILGKVAFGVEGLVFPLIVPMIGVITAIIGIFVTAPRAGDRNAMAAINRGFFISAAISAILVAVAAYLYLPASFSGLTGVSPEIAAVTSDPRLIAIGAVLIGLVLASAIQILTGYFTETNRRPVRDIGESSRTGPATVILSGISVGLESAVYSALIIGAAVYGAFLLGFGNVTIALFAVALAGTGLLTTVGVIVSMDTFGPVSDNAQGIAEMSGDVEGEGAQVLTSLDAVGNTTKAITKGIAIATAVLAATALFGAFRTAVETELTGATASVKEALGSFSAFSLSVDSPNVLVGLIIGAAVVFMFSGLAIMAVGRAAGRVVFEVREQFRTKPGIMAGTELPDYGRVVDICTRDSLRELATPGLLAVLTPIAVGFALGYAPLGAFLAGAIACGTLMAVFLANSGGAWDNAKKLVEDGHHGGKGSPAHEATIIGDTVGDPFKDTAGPAINPLLKVMNLVALLIAPAVVTYADNPVLRIGITVLAVGVVVAAVVVSKRRSASIAPTEEVNPDREPEQVSS; translated from the coding sequence ATGTCTGTGCTCCATCTCGCCGCTGCAGAGCCAGCGGTATCCCTGAGTGGTTACCACTCCACCATCGTGATCGTGGTCGCCGCCGTCGCCCTGCTCGCACTCGCCGTCGCCAGCACGTTGGTGCGGGAGGTGCTGGCCGCCGATCAAGGCACCGAACGCATGCAGAACATCGCGAGAGCCGTCCAGGAAGGGGCTTCCGCGTATCTTACGCGGCAGTTCCGGACGCTCGCGTTGTTCGTCATTCTGATCCCGTTCCTGCTGTATCTTCTCCCGGCCGAGACGACCAGCGTGAGGATCGGCAGATCGGCGTTCTTCGTCGTCGGCGCGCTGTTCTCCGCGCTCACCGGATTCATCGGCATGTGGCTGGCGGTCCGAGGCAACGTCCGCGTCGCCGCCGCGGCCCGCACGGCCGGTGAGAAGGTCGCCATGCGGATCGCCTTCCGCACCGGCGGCGTGGCCGGAATGATCACCGTTGGCCTCGGCCTCCTCGGCGCGGCCGTGGTGGTGATCACCTACGGGGGCGACGCCCCGGCCGTGCTGGAGGGCTTCGGCTTCGGCGCCGCGCTGCTCGCCATGTTCATGCGAGTCGGCGGAGGCATCTTCACCAAGGCCGCCGATGTCGGCGCCGACCTGGTCGGCAAGGTCGAGCAGGGCATTCCCGAGGACGACCCGCGCAACGCCGCCACCATCGCCGACAACGTCGGCGACAACGTGGGCGACTGCGCGGGCATGGCCGCCGACCTGTTCGAGTCCTACGCGGTCATGCTCGTCGCCAGCCTGATCCTGGGCAAGGTGGCCTTCGGCGTCGAGGGACTGGTGTTCCCGCTGATCGTGCCCATGATCGGTGTGATCACGGCGATCATCGGCATCTTCGTCACCGCTCCGCGTGCCGGCGACCGCAACGCGATGGCCGCGATCAACCGGGGCTTCTTCATCTCGGCGGCCATCTCGGCGATCCTCGTCGCCGTCGCGGCCTACCTCTACCTGCCGGCCAGCTTCTCCGGGCTGACCGGTGTGAGCCCGGAGATCGCCGCGGTCACCTCGGACCCGCGCCTGATCGCGATCGGGGCGGTGCTCATCGGCCTGGTGCTGGCGAGTGCCATCCAGATCCTCACCGGCTACTTCACCGAGACGAACCGCCGTCCGGTGCGGGACATCGGCGAGAGCTCCCGTACGGGTCCCGCCACGGTCATCCTGTCCGGCATCAGCGTCGGCCTGGAGTCGGCGGTCTACTCCGCGCTGATCATCGGAGCCGCCGTCTACGGAGCCTTCCTGCTGGGCTTCGGCAACGTCACGATCGCGCTCTTCGCCGTGGCGCTGGCGGGCACCGGCCTGCTGACCACGGTCGGCGTGATCGTGTCGATGGACACCTTCGGCCCGGTCTCCGACAACGCCCAGGGCATCGCCGAGATGTCCGGCGACGTCGAGGGCGAGGGAGCCCAGGTCCTCACCTCGCTGGACGCCGTCGGCAACACCACCAAGGCGATCACCAAGGGCATCGCGATCGCCACCGCCGTGCTCGCCGCGACCGCGCTGTTCGGCGCGTTCCGTACGGCGGTCGAGACCGAGCTGACGGGCGCGACGGCGAGTGTGAAGGAGGCGCTGGGCTCGTTCAGCGCGTTCAGCCTGAGCGTCGACTCCCCGAACGTGCTGGTCGGTCTGATCATCGGCGCCGCGGTGGTGTTCATGTTCTCCGGCCTGGCGATCATGGCGGTCGGCCGCGCGGCCGGGCGGGTGGTCTTCGAGGTACGCGAGCAGTTCCGCACCAAGCCGGGCATCATGGCGGGGACGGAGCTGCCCGACTACGGCAGGGTCGTCGACATCTGCACCCGCGACTCGCTGCGGGAGCTGGCCACGCCCGGCCTGCTGGCCGTGCTGACCCCGATCGCCGTCGGTTTCGCCCTCGGGTACGCCCCGCTCGGCGCGTTCCTGGCCGGTGCCATCGCGTGCGGCACGCTCATGGCGGTGTTCCTGGCCAACTCCGGTGGTGCCTGGGACAACGCCAAGAAGCTGGTCGAGGACGGCCATCACGGCGGGAAGGGCTCGCCGGCCCACGAGGCCACCATCATCGGTGACACCGTCGGTGACCCGTTCAAGGACACCGCCGGACCGGCGATCAACCCGCTCCTCAAGGTGATGAACCTCGTGGCGCTGCTGATCGCCCCGGCCGTGGTGACCTACGCCGACAACCCCGTGCTCCGCATCGGCATCACGGTGCTGGCGGTGGGTGTCGTCGTCGCCGCGGTCGTCGTCTCCAAGCGTCGTTCGGCGAGCATCGCCCCGACGGAGGAGGTCAACCCCGACCGGGAGCCGGAGCAGGTCTCCAGCTGA
- the ssd gene encoding septum site-determining protein Ssd, with protein MDRPLVITEDHDLLDDLLRIAAAAGAELDVAHVPAHARPYWNRAPLVVVGGDVADALAATGPPPRSRVFLATHTSEDPDTWRKCVAVGAQGVLELPAAERQLVDEFADAVEPPARSGSVVCVAGGRGGAGASVLAGSLALAASRRRIRTLLVDADPLGGGLDLLLGQEESDGARWSDLVAREGRVSYTALQAALPTFAGLTLLSFHRGEVGPIPAEAMRSVLEAGRRGFDLVVVDLPRHLDQAAVEALGRAATTLLVVTADVRGVLAADQVLAGLRGHTGEVRAVVRSGVLNDDVVATSLGIPYGGSLPDQPRLAAALDRGDVPPIGRRTSLGRFCAAFLHELFGADA; from the coding sequence GTGGACCGCCCGTTGGTCATCACCGAAGACCACGATCTGCTCGACGACCTGCTCCGTATCGCCGCCGCGGCCGGAGCCGAGCTCGATGTCGCCCACGTGCCCGCGCACGCCCGGCCCTACTGGAACCGCGCCCCGCTGGTCGTCGTCGGGGGCGACGTGGCCGACGCCCTGGCCGCGACCGGCCCGCCACCTCGCTCCCGTGTCTTCCTGGCCACCCACACCTCCGAGGATCCCGACACATGGCGCAAGTGCGTGGCGGTCGGAGCCCAGGGCGTGCTGGAATTGCCCGCTGCGGAGCGACAGCTGGTCGACGAGTTCGCCGACGCCGTCGAGCCACCCGCGAGATCCGGATCCGTGGTGTGTGTCGCGGGCGGCCGGGGAGGAGCGGGAGCCAGCGTCCTGGCCGGTTCGCTGGCGCTGGCCGCGTCCCGGCGGCGCATCCGCACCCTGCTCGTCGACGCCGACCCGCTCGGCGGAGGTCTGGACCTCCTGCTCGGCCAGGAGGAGTCCGACGGAGCGCGCTGGTCCGACCTGGTCGCCCGTGAGGGCAGGGTCAGTTACACCGCGCTCCAGGCGGCCCTGCCGACCTTCGCCGGGCTGACGTTGCTCTCCTTCCATCGGGGCGAGGTCGGTCCGATCCCGGCCGAGGCGATGCGCTCGGTCCTCGAGGCGGGCCGCAGAGGCTTCGACCTGGTGGTCGTCGACCTGCCGCGCCACCTCGACCAGGCGGCGGTGGAGGCGCTCGGACGAGCCGCCACGACCCTTCTGGTCGTCACCGCCGACGTGCGTGGCGTGCTCGCCGCGGACCAGGTGCTCGCCGGGCTGCGCGGGCACACGGGTGAGGTGCGGGCCGTCGTGCGCAGCGGGGTCCTGAACGACGACGTGGTGGCGACCTCACTCGGCATTCCGTACGGCGGCAGCCTCCCCGACCAGCCTCGTCTCGCCGCCGCACTCGACCGGGGGGATGTTCCCCCAATCGGCCGCCGCACCTCTCTCGGACGGTTCTGCGCCGCGTTTCTGCACGAGCTGTTCGGAGCGGACGCGTGA
- a CDS encoding type II secretion system F family protein: MMATALVLAALAAWLWAGADPCTARLRRMRCGRPVAPVSLRERFTVRARPSKRADAWRIASIELCQGLAAELAAGRTAGEALARAVGAAGFPDPVALRPLVAAARDGGDVPAALLAVAPEHGGEAFRGLAACWQASMTAGAGLAVLVDRVAGSLRETQSHRHDVAAQLAGPRATARLLAGLPVLGLLMAAGLGMRPLHFLFGSPAGVGCLVVGLALDACGLWWTHRLVTRAQRV; the protein is encoded by the coding sequence ATGATGGCGACCGCCCTGGTTCTCGCCGCTCTGGCGGCGTGGCTGTGGGCGGGAGCGGACCCCTGCACCGCCCGCCTGCGCCGGATGAGGTGTGGCCGTCCGGTCGCGCCGGTTTCTCTCCGCGAGAGGTTCACCGTCCGGGCACGACCTTCCAAGCGTGCGGACGCCTGGCGGATCGCGTCGATCGAGCTGTGCCAGGGGCTCGCCGCCGAGCTGGCGGCGGGGCGGACGGCGGGCGAGGCGCTGGCGCGGGCCGTGGGGGCGGCGGGGTTTCCCGATCCCGTGGCCCTGCGCCCGCTGGTCGCGGCCGCGAGAGACGGAGGCGACGTCCCCGCCGCTCTGCTGGCCGTGGCACCCGAACACGGAGGTGAGGCGTTCCGGGGGCTGGCCGCCTGCTGGCAGGCGAGCATGACCGCCGGGGCAGGCCTGGCCGTTCTCGTCGATCGTGTCGCCGGTTCCCTGCGAGAGACCCAGTCGCATCGTCACGACGTCGCCGCCCAGCTCGCCGGTCCCCGCGCCACGGCCCGGTTGCTGGCGGGTCTACCCGTTCTCGGTCTGCTGATGGCGGCCGGTCTCGGTATGCGCCCGCTGCACTTCCTGTTCGGCAGCCCGGCGGGTGTCGGCTGCCTGGTCGTCGGCCTCGCGCTCGACGCCTGCGGGCTGTGGTGGACCCACCGTCTGGTCACTCGTGCTCAGCGGGTCTGA
- a CDS encoding STAS domain-containing protein → MDLKLDHHSEDRLTIVEVEGEIDVYTAPRLRELLIDLVNKGNFHLLVNMEKVDFLDSTGLGVLVGGLKRVRAHDGSLELVCTQERILKIFRITGLTKVFGIYASVDEAKEAHGRDK, encoded by the coding sequence GTGGATCTGAAGTTGGACCACCATTCCGAGGACCGTCTCACCATCGTTGAGGTCGAGGGTGAGATCGATGTCTACACCGCGCCCAGATTGCGTGAGCTCCTGATCGACCTGGTCAACAAGGGGAATTTCCACCTGCTCGTCAACATGGAGAAGGTCGACTTCCTTGACTCCACGGGCCTTGGTGTCCTGGTCGGCGGGCTCAAGCGAGTTAGGGCGCACGATGGCTCACTGGAGCTTGTCTGCACCCAGGAGCGCATCTTGAAGATTTTCCGGATCACCGGACTGACAAAGGTCTTCGGGATCTACGCCTCGGTCGACGAGGCCAAGGAAGCTCACGGTCGAGACAAGTAG